From the genome of Pieris rapae chromosome 5, ilPieRapa1.1, whole genome shotgun sequence, one region includes:
- the LOC111004451 gene encoding 4-coumarate--CoA ligase 1, which yields MALNYQDSQPVYQNGIWKGVRDDMPEGYFKLGERILNQFKQNPDFVGQIDSLTGKEDTYKSMGDRSIRCALWLINQGIRQGDIVGLCSKNQLDCCIPLFASLYLGTICSPLSHKYMDEELVRYYIDTRQPKVMFIDQNNADMVVETAKKIGYSMPIIVLGRKGGLLSFADILRAQNDEEVDKFKCTDVKPQDPAIIINTSGTTNLPKGVLHSYGSYANMLKYFKNDEEPSTVIGFYGINAIAGIRTVIRSVIFKATMVVAENLSGTESLELIEKYKVTRLWMSIYFTFRLMKTPDILKYNISSVEMVAYGGGKSDEEAIKFLQKLFYNADLYCHYGGTEFGAALTNKVDFSKVTSAGRVMANVEIKVVHPKDNKILGPNEEGEICLRTPKLMTRYWDKPKATADAVDSEGWYHTRDLGYCDTDGDFFLVARNNEFISIYFSKTLSSVIVDVIKEVPGVDEVAVLPKLQPDYFEVPMAFVTVAHGMQVSEDDINRAVQKKLPDYMKLRGGIRFLKTMPHSDSGKINNRILRAIVKASLEE from the exons ATGGCTCTAAATTACCAA GATTCGCAACCAGTCTATCAAAACGGAATCTGGAAAGGCGTTAGAGATGACATGCCGGAAGGATACTTCAAACTTGGAGAACGTATTCTTAACCAATTCAAGCAAAATCCGGATTTCGTAGGACAG ATTGATAGTCTTACTGGAAAAGAAGATACGTACAAGAGTATGGGTGATAGAAGTATCAGATGCGCATTATGGCTAATCAACCAGGGAATCCGCCAAGGAGATATAGTTGGATTGTGCTCAAAGAATCAGCTGGACTGTTGCATACCATTGTTCGCTTCTCTGTACCTCGGTACTATTTGCAGTCCTTTGTCACACAAATACATGGATGAAG AACTCGTGAGGTATTACATAGACACACGACAGCCTAAGGTGATGTTTATCGATCAAAACAATGCAGACATGGTAGTCGAAACGGctaaaaaaattggttattCTATGCCGATCATCGTTCTTGGGCGAAAGGGTGGTCTGTTGTCTTTTGCAGACATTTTGAGAGCTCAAAATGATGAAGAAGTCGATAAATTCAAATGCACAGATGTTAAACCCCAAGATCCAGCCATAATCATCAACACATCCGGAACTACAAATCTTCCAAAGGGAGTTCTTCACTCTTACGGTTCTTACGCCAACATGTTGAAGTACTTTAAAAACGATGAGGAACCTTCAACTGTAATCGGATTTTATGGAATCAACGCGATCGCTGGAATTAGGACAGTCATTAGATCAGTAATATTCAAAGCTACCATGGTTGTCGCTGAAAATCTGAGTGGAACAGAGAGTTTGGAATTAATCGAAAAGTATAAG GTTACTCGGCTGTGGATGTCAATATATTTCACTTTCAGATTGATGAAGACTCCAGATATATTGAAGTACAATATTTCGTCAGTTGAAATGGTGGCTTACGGCGGAGGAAAAAGTGACGAAGAAGCGATCAAATTTTTGCAAAAATTGTTCTACAATGCAGATCTTTATTGTCATTACG GTGGAACTGAATTTGGAGCTGCGCTGACTAATAAAGTTGACTTTTCTAAAGTTACATCAGCTGGAAGAGTAATGGCGAATGTAGAAATAAAAGTAGTTCATCCGaaggataataaaattttgggGCCAAATGAAGAAGGAGAAATCTGCCTACGCACGCCGAAGTTGATGACTCGCTACTGGGACAAACCGAAAGCAACTGCTGATGCTGTTGACTCTGAAG gGTGGTACCATACCCGAGATCTGGGATACTGTGATACCGacggtgatttttttttggttgcAAGAAATAACGAATTCATTTCTATCTACTTCAGCAAAACATTGTCTTCAGTAATTGTCGACGTGATAAAAGAAGTTCCGGGAGTGGATGAAGTGGCAGTACTTCCTAAGCTACAACCGGATTACTTTGAAGTTCCTATGGCGTTTGTGACCGTTGCTCATGGAATGCAA gTCTCAGAAGATGATATCAACAGAGCCGTACAGAAAAAATTACCGGACTATATGAAATTAAGAGGAGGTATCCGATTTTTGAAGACGATGCCTCACTCAGATTcgggaaaaataaataacaggaTACTTCGCGCTATAGTCAAAGCTTCGCTTGAAGAATAA